GCCGACAAGATCTTTGGCGGCGTTATTCCGCAGCAGTACCGTCCCGCCGTGGAAAAGGGGATCGTGGAGGCGATGGAAGAGGGAATCCTCGCCGGCTACCCGGTAGTTGACCTCCGGGTGGCGTTGGTGGACGGGTCATATCACACGGTTGACTCCTCGGAAATGGCCTTCAAGATTGCGGGCTCCCTCGGTTTCAAGAAGGGGGTGCTCGATTGCCAGCCGATTCTCCTGGAACCCATCGTCAATATTGTAATCGAGATTCCCGATGAATACATGGGCGACGTGATCGGTGATCTGAACAGCAGGCGCGGCAAGGTGCTCGGAATGGATTCCCTCGGCCACAACCAGATCATCAAGGGGCAGGCGCCGCTGGCGGAGATTCTCCGCTACGCCCCCGATCTCCGCTCGATGACAAGCGGCCGCGGCAACTTCACCTACACCCATTCACACTACGAGGAGGTTCCCTCGTTCATAGCCGAAAAGATCATTGCGGAAGCGAAGAAGACCGATGCCTGAGACAAAATTTCGCGCCGCGGTGGTAACGGTCAGCGACCGGGGAGCGCGCGGTGAAAGGGAAGACAAAAGCGGCCCGGAGATTGCCCGCATCCTCGAGTCAATCGGGATAGAAATAGTCGCCCGGCGGATAATCCCCGACGAAAAGGAGGTTATCCGGCAGACGCTTGTGGAATTCTGCGCAGGCAATAAAATCGATCTGCTCCTGACGACCGGCGGCACCGGCGTCAGTCCCCGGGACGTAACCCCCGACGCCACCCGCGAAGTTATCGAACGGGAAATCCCCGGCATGGCGGAAGAGATGCGCCGGCAAAGCGGCCTTGTCACCCCGCACGCGATGATCTCGCGCGC
The Syntrophobacterales bacterium DNA segment above includes these coding regions:
- a CDS encoding MogA/MoaB family molybdenum cofactor biosynthesis protein, giving the protein MPETKFRAAVVTVSDRGARGEREDKSGPEIARILESIGIEIVARRIIPDEKEVIRQTLVEFCAGNKIDLLLTTGGTGVSPRDVTPDATREVIEREIPGMAEEMRRQSGLVTPHAMISRAIAGILNQTLIINLPGSPRGARENLNVVLPALNHAIEKIQGDTRDCAT